One genomic region from Vitis riparia cultivar Riparia Gloire de Montpellier isolate 1030 chromosome 17, EGFV_Vit.rip_1.0, whole genome shotgun sequence encodes:
- the LOC117905077 gene encoding dnaJ homolog subfamily B member 13-like, translated as MGVDYYKILQVDKSSKDEDLKKAYRKLAMKWHPDKNPNNKKEAEAKFKQISEAYEVLSDPQKRAVYDQYGEEGLKGQVPPPDAGVPDGATYFQTGDGPTMFRFNPRNANDIFAEFFGYSSPFGGMGGTGGGGMRGSRFSSGMFGDDIFSSFGDSRPMSQGPRKAPPIENTLPCSLEDLYKGTTKKMKISREIMDASGKTIPVEEILTIEIKPGWKKGTKITFPEKGNEQPNVIPADLVFIIDEKPHSKFTREGNDLVVTQKITLAEALTGYTVHLTTLDGRSLSIPINNPIHPNYEEVVPKEGMPIPKEPSKRGNLRIKFNIKFPTRLTAEQKSGIKKLLGS; from the exons ATGGGTGTGGATTACTACAAGATTTTGCAGGTGGACAAGAGCTCTAAAGATGAAGATTTGAAGAAGGCTTATAGAAAGCTTGCTATGAAGTGGCATCCTGATAAGAACCCCAACAACAAGAAAGAGGCTGAAGCCAAGTTCAAGCAGATCTCTGAAGCTTACGAG GTTTTAAGTGATCCCCAGAAGAGAGCAGTGTATGATCAGTATGGTGAAGAAGGCCTCAAAGGCCAAGTGCCACCTCCAGATGCTGGGGTTCCTGATGGAGCCACCTACTTCCAAACGGGAGATGGGCCAACAATGTTCAGATTCAACCCGAGAAATGCCAACGACATATTCGCGGAGTTCTTTGGGTATTCAAGCCCATTTGGAGGAATGGGTGGGACTGGAGGCGGTGGCATGAGGGGTTCCAGGTTTTCCAGTGGAATGTTTGGGGATGATATCTTCAGTTCATTTGGGGATAGCAGGCCAATGAGTCAAGGTCCTCGCAAGGCGCCTCCTATTGAAAATACACTACCTTGTAGCCTCGAAGATCTTTACAAGGGAACTACCAAAAAGATGAAGATTTCAAGGGAAATAATGGATGCAAGTGG GAAAACTATACCAGTGGAGGAAATTCTGACCATAGAAATCAAGCCAGGGTGGAAAAAGGGAACAAAAATCACCTTCCCGGAGAAAGGAAATGAGCAACCCAATGTCATTCCAGCGGATCTGGTTTTCATAATCGATGAAAAACCGCACAGCAAATTCACAAGGGAGGGTAATGACCTGGTTGTGACACAGAAGATAACGCTAGCGGAAGCACTGACAGGCTATACCGTCCATCTCACAACACTAGACGGGAGGAGCCTCAGCATTCCCATCAACAATCCCATTCACCCCAATTATGAGGAAGTTGTTCCAAAGGAAGGCATGCCCATACCAAAAGAACCCTCGAAGAGGGGCAACCTAAGAATCAAGTTCAACATCAAGTTTCCAACAAGGTTAACTGCAGAGCAGAAGTCCGGAATCAAGAAACTATTGGGTTCTTAA
- the LOC117904980 gene encoding agamous-like MADS-box protein MADS2 isoform X1 — protein sequence MAKTLEKYQKCSYGALEASQPVYELTQQSSYQEYLKLKTRVEVLQRSQRHLLGEDLDPLNTKELEQLEHQLEMSLKQIRSTKFAVFGDILTVVYGFQTQNMLDQLADLQNKEHMLIEANNALRRKLEESNGKHPLQQSWEVAGNSALYSRLPAQSEGFFQPLERNSTLEMGYNAAGSNEITLAAPSQNDNGFGPGWMLWI from the exons ATGGCGAAAACACTTGAGAAGTACCAAAAGTGCAGCTATGGTGCATTGGAAGCCAGCCAACCTGTCTATGAACTCACTCAG CAGAGCAGCTATCAGGAGTATTTGAAGCTAAAGACAAGAGTGGAGGTCCTACAGCGATCTCAGAG ACACCTTCTTGGGGAAGACTTGGACCCGTTAAACACAAAGGAGCTTGAGCAGCTTGAGCATCAACTCGAGATGTCCCTGAAGCAAATTAGGTCCACAAAG TTTGCAGTATTCGGGGATATTCTGACCGTTGTGTATGGTTTTCAGACTCAAAATATGcttgatcaactagcagatctTCAAAATAAG GAACATATGCTAATTGAAGCTAACAATGCCCTGAGAAGGAAG CTGGAAGAATCTAATGGAAAACATCCCCTTCAACAGTCATGGGAAGTGGCAGGAAACAGTGCTCTCTACAGCCGCCTTCCTGCTCAATCAGAGGGGTTTTTCCAGCCTCTGGAACGCAATTCCACATTGGAAATGGG ATACAATGCTGCAGGATCCAATGAGATAACTCTTGCGGCCCCATCCCAAAATGACAATGGATTTGGCCCCGGATGGATGCTTTGGATATAA
- the LOC117904980 gene encoding agamous-like MADS-box protein MADS2 isoform X2, which yields MAKTLEKYQKCSYGALEASQPVYELTQQSSYQEYLKLKTRVEVLQRSQRHLLGEDLDPLNTKELEQLEHQLEMSLKQIRSTKTQNMLDQLADLQNKEHMLIEANNALRRKLEESNGKHPLQQSWEVAGNSALYSRLPAQSEGFFQPLERNSTLEMGYNAAGSNEITLAAPSQNDNGFGPGWMLWI from the exons ATGGCGAAAACACTTGAGAAGTACCAAAAGTGCAGCTATGGTGCATTGGAAGCCAGCCAACCTGTCTATGAACTCACTCAG CAGAGCAGCTATCAGGAGTATTTGAAGCTAAAGACAAGAGTGGAGGTCCTACAGCGATCTCAGAG ACACCTTCTTGGGGAAGACTTGGACCCGTTAAACACAAAGGAGCTTGAGCAGCTTGAGCATCAACTCGAGATGTCCCTGAAGCAAATTAGGTCCACAAAG ACTCAAAATATGcttgatcaactagcagatctTCAAAATAAG GAACATATGCTAATTGAAGCTAACAATGCCCTGAGAAGGAAG CTGGAAGAATCTAATGGAAAACATCCCCTTCAACAGTCATGGGAAGTGGCAGGAAACAGTGCTCTCTACAGCCGCCTTCCTGCTCAATCAGAGGGGTTTTTCCAGCCTCTGGAACGCAATTCCACATTGGAAATGGG ATACAATGCTGCAGGATCCAATGAGATAACTCTTGCGGCCCCATCCCAAAATGACAATGGATTTGGCCCCGGATGGATGCTTTGGATATAA
- the LOC117904980 gene encoding agamous-like MADS-box protein MADS2 isoform X3 gives MAKTLEKYQKCSYGALEASQPVYELTQSSYQEYLKLKTRVEVLQRSQRHLLGEDLDPLNTKELEQLEHQLEMSLKQIRSTKTQNMLDQLADLQNKEHMLIEANNALRRKLEESNGKHPLQQSWEVAGNSALYSRLPAQSEGFFQPLERNSTLEMGYNAAGSNEITLAAPSQNDNGFGPGWMLWI, from the exons ATGGCGAAAACACTTGAGAAGTACCAAAAGTGCAGCTATGGTGCATTGGAAGCCAGCCAACCTGTCTATGAACTCACTCAG AGCAGCTATCAGGAGTATTTGAAGCTAAAGACAAGAGTGGAGGTCCTACAGCGATCTCAGAG ACACCTTCTTGGGGAAGACTTGGACCCGTTAAACACAAAGGAGCTTGAGCAGCTTGAGCATCAACTCGAGATGTCCCTGAAGCAAATTAGGTCCACAAAG ACTCAAAATATGcttgatcaactagcagatctTCAAAATAAG GAACATATGCTAATTGAAGCTAACAATGCCCTGAGAAGGAAG CTGGAAGAATCTAATGGAAAACATCCCCTTCAACAGTCATGGGAAGTGGCAGGAAACAGTGCTCTCTACAGCCGCCTTCCTGCTCAATCAGAGGGGTTTTTCCAGCCTCTGGAACGCAATTCCACATTGGAAATGGG ATACAATGCTGCAGGATCCAATGAGATAACTCTTGCGGCCCCATCCCAAAATGACAATGGATTTGGCCCCGGATGGATGCTTTGGATATAA